A single Bacteroidales bacterium DNA region contains:
- a CDS encoding DUF3108 domain-containing protein: MRSLFLLIWLLIFPLPQFGQYNSGADKDKPYQAGEKLIYTIKFGPITGGTASMVIKQVNYRNTPVYHSVAQGQTIGITEKLYSVKDVFESYFDIKTGLPVKLVRDVKEGNYKKREEAFFNRKNNTVYSLRKDTTIAVPSDILDMVSLLYYIRNIDYNHLKPGDVIQTVTYFDDEIYPFKIRYKGKEEVRTKYGKIRCHRFDPVVEPGRMFDSEDDMQIWMSDDKNVIPVKVKFDLLVGSLRMDLEQFANLKYPIIFTKN, encoded by the coding sequence ATGAGATCTCTTTTTTTACTCATATGGCTGTTGATTTTTCCTTTACCGCAATTTGGCCAGTATAATTCCGGTGCAGATAAGGACAAGCCTTACCAGGCTGGCGAAAAGCTGATTTACACAATAAAATTCGGCCCCATAACCGGAGGTACTGCTTCCATGGTCATTAAACAGGTAAATTACCGTAACACTCCTGTTTATCACTCGGTTGCACAGGGCCAGACAATCGGTATTACTGAAAAACTCTACAGTGTCAAGGACGTTTTTGAAAGCTATTTCGACATAAAAACGGGCCTGCCTGTGAAACTGGTACGTGATGTTAAAGAGGGCAACTATAAGAAAAGGGAAGAGGCTTTCTTTAACAGGAAAAACAATACAGTGTACAGTTTAAGAAAAGATACAACAATAGCAGTCCCTTCCGATATACTTGATATGGTTTCATTGCTCTATTATATAAGAAATATCGACTACAACCATCTGAAACCGGGGGATGTTATCCAGACTGTAACCTATTTTGATGACGAGATCTATCCTTTTAAAATCCGTTATAAGGGAAAAGAAGAAGTCCGCACCAAATATGGTAAAATAAGATGTCACAGGTTTGATCCGGTTGTTGAACCAGGTCGTATGTTCGACTCCGAGGATGATATGCAGATATGGATGTCGGATGATAAAAATGTAATTCCGGTCAAAGTAAAATTTGACCTGCTGGTCGGTTCACTTCGCATGGACCTTGAACAATTTGCCAATTTGAAATACCCTATTATCTTTACTAAGAATTGA
- a CDS encoding SprT family zinc-dependent metalloprotease, translating into MSEGTIIDFKGIGQVKFVRKSSVRNLKITIRPFKGIQVIMPGFMSIENAGKFVEEKRSWIRKTQLKLARYEKKITVFEENSGFRTKDHVLVLERHTKATIKTVIGQGQVHVIFPDFADVKDERVQHAIKKALTQTWRIEAGKYLPERLSVLAKQHNLHYSRVTVRDNKTRWGSCSRDNNINLNIHLIRLPERLADYVILHELAHTIHKHHQKAFWQFLESITGGRARLLDKELNQFSPDVW; encoded by the coding sequence ATGAGCGAGGGAACCATAATTGATTTCAAGGGAATTGGACAGGTTAAATTTGTCAGAAAATCGTCTGTCAGAAATTTAAAAATAACAATAAGGCCTTTCAAGGGAATCCAGGTTATCATGCCTGGTTTTATGTCTATTGAAAATGCTGGCAAATTCGTTGAAGAAAAAAGAAGCTGGATACGAAAAACTCAGCTAAAACTTGCGCGCTATGAGAAAAAAATAACTGTATTTGAGGAAAATTCAGGTTTCAGAACAAAAGATCATGTGCTTGTACTTGAAAGACACACAAAAGCAACCATTAAAACGGTTATAGGGCAGGGGCAAGTACACGTAATTTTCCCTGATTTTGCTGATGTTAAAGATGAAAGGGTTCAGCACGCCATTAAAAAGGCACTGACACAAACATGGAGAATAGAAGCCGGTAAGTATCTCCCTGAAAGATTGAGTGTGCTCGCAAAACAGCACAATTTACATTACAGCAGGGTTACAGTGAGAGACAATAAAACAAGATGGGGCAGTTGTTCAAGGGACAATAATATAAACCTGAATATTCATTTAATCCGATTGCCGGAGCGGCTTGCTGATTATGTAATTCTTCATGAGCTTGCTCATACAATCCATAAACACCATCAGAAAGCATTCTGGCAGTTCCTGGAATCCATAACCGGCGGAAGAGCCCGGTTACTGGATAAGGAATTGAATCAGTTTTCGCCTGATGTATGGTAA
- a CDS encoding DJ-1 family glyoxalase III, producing the protein MKKVMIHFAEGFEEVEAITPVDVLRRAGCEVVMVSVTGKKEVTSKRGVVVIADKNFDEINYDEADMIVLPGGQPGANNLNKHEGLKKQIVNFNAQGKFVAAICAAPLVFGSAGILKGKKATCFPGTEPQLTGANCTGTLVEIDGNIITGKGPGVAMAFSLALVEKLQGKPVADEVKETMIA; encoded by the coding sequence ATGAAAAAAGTAATGATTCATTTTGCTGAGGGTTTTGAAGAGGTTGAAGCCATCACTCCCGTTGATGTATTGCGTAGAGCCGGTTGTGAAGTTGTCATGGTTTCTGTAACCGGTAAAAAAGAAGTGACAAGCAAAAGGGGCGTTGTTGTTATAGCAGATAAAAATTTCGATGAAATAAATTATGATGAGGCAGATATGATAGTGTTGCCGGGTGGACAGCCGGGTGCAAATAATCTGAATAAACATGAAGGCTTGAAAAAACAAATTGTAAACTTCAATGCACAGGGAAAATTTGTTGCTGCAATATGTGCTGCGCCGCTTGTTTTTGGAAGTGCCGGCATTCTGAAGGGAAAGAAGGCTACCTGTTTTCCCGGCACCGAGCCACAATTAACGGGTGCCAATTGCACAGGGACGCTTGTTGAAATAGACGGGAATATTATTACCGGCAAAGGACCTGGAGTAGCAATGGCTTTTTCACTGGCACTTGTTGAAAAATTGCAGGGGAAGCCGGTTGCTGATGAGGTAAAAGAAACGATGATTGCATAA
- the tsaB gene encoding tRNA (adenosine(37)-N6)-threonylcarbamoyltransferase complex dimerization subunit type 1 TsaB: protein MAFILNIETATALCSVALSVDGNVIALRETLEEKSHASMLTAFVEELLKEKNLSISDLDAVAVGKGPGSYTGLRIGVSAAKGLCYGANIGLIAVNTLTVLFQSALLSLKGDFKKDALFCPMIDARRMEVFTCLYNSSANELEPVTAKIVDGDSFRIWLDQNEIYFFGSGMEKCRTVLTHKNAHFIDRIFPHANALAQLADLKYSNNEFEDLAYFEPFYLKDFIATVPKKGIHF from the coding sequence ATGGCTTTTATATTGAATATAGAAACGGCAACGGCTTTATGCTCTGTTGCACTTTCAGTAGACGGCAATGTAATTGCCCTCAGGGAAACCCTTGAGGAAAAATCACATGCCTCCATGCTTACTGCTTTTGTGGAAGAATTATTGAAGGAAAAAAATCTTTCAATCAGTGACCTGGATGCTGTTGCTGTCGGTAAGGGCCCCGGATCATACACCGGGTTGAGAATTGGAGTATCAGCCGCAAAAGGACTTTGTTACGGAGCAAATATCGGTTTAATTGCAGTGAATACGCTTACTGTTCTGTTTCAATCAGCTTTACTGTCATTGAAGGGTGATTTCAAAAAGGATGCCCTTTTTTGTCCCATGATTGACGCACGCCGCATGGAAGTTTTTACATGCCTTTATAATTCTTCTGCCAATGAATTGGAGCCGGTCACAGCTAAAATCGTTGATGGGGATTCATTCAGAATATGGCTGGATCAAAACGAGATCTATTTTTTCGGTTCGGGAATGGAAAAATGCAGAACTGTGCTCACTCACAAAAATGCACATTTCATTGATCGCATCTTTCCCCATGCAAATGCTCTTGCACAGCTGGCTGACTTAAAATATTCAAATAATGAATTTGAAGATTTAGCCTATTTTGAACCGTTTTATCTCAAAGATTTTATTGCAACGGTTCCTAAAAAAGGTATCCATTTTTAA